One genomic window of Halococcus salifodinae DSM 8989 includes the following:
- the pan1 gene encoding proteasome-activating nucleotidase Pan1, producing MTDTVDDVEQPYDTDASHQEKIDSLEDRIDILDAQNEEMRDKLLDANAENNKYQQKLERLNHENKKLKQSPLFVATVQEVAEDGIIIKQHGNNQEALTEVTDELHEKLEPGSRVAVNNSLSVVTDLSDETDVRARVMEVEESPGVDYDDIGGLAEQMNEVRETVELPLESPEMFDDVGIQPPSGVLLHGPPGTGKTMLAKAVANQTDATFIKMAGSELVHKFIGEGAKLVRDLFEVAREHEPAVIFIDEIDAIASKRTDSKTSGDAEVQRTMMQLLSEMDGFEERGEIRIIAATNRFDMLDRAILRPGRFDRLIEVPKPDAEGREKIFAIHTQEMNLADDVEFSELAADATDASGADIKAVCTEAGMFAIRDERTEVRMTDFDEAWEKIEADEEATGDVTKTFA from the coding sequence ATGACCGATACGGTGGACGACGTGGAGCAACCGTACGATACAGACGCCTCACACCAGGAGAAGATCGATTCGCTCGAAGACCGCATCGACATCCTCGACGCCCAGAACGAGGAGATGCGCGACAAGCTGCTCGACGCGAACGCCGAGAACAACAAGTACCAGCAGAAGCTCGAACGGCTCAACCACGAGAACAAGAAGCTGAAGCAGTCGCCGCTGTTCGTCGCCACAGTCCAGGAAGTCGCCGAGGACGGCATCATCATCAAACAGCACGGCAACAACCAGGAGGCGCTCACCGAGGTCACCGACGAGCTCCACGAGAAGCTCGAACCGGGCTCCCGTGTCGCGGTCAACAACTCCCTTTCCGTGGTCACCGACCTCTCGGACGAGACCGACGTCCGGGCGCGGGTGATGGAAGTCGAGGAGAGTCCCGGTGTCGACTACGACGACATCGGCGGCCTCGCGGAACAGATGAACGAAGTGCGGGAGACCGTCGAGCTCCCGCTCGAGAGCCCGGAGATGTTCGACGACGTCGGCATCCAGCCCCCATCGGGTGTGCTGCTCCACGGGCCACCCGGCACGGGCAAAACGATGCTCGCGAAGGCGGTCGCGAACCAGACCGACGCGACGTTCATCAAGATGGCTGGCTCGGAGCTCGTCCACAAGTTCATCGGTGAGGGCGCGAAGCTCGTCCGGGACCTCTTCGAGGTCGCCCGTGAACACGAGCCCGCGGTGATTTTCATCGACGAGATCGACGCGATCGCCTCGAAACGCACCGACTCCAAAACGTCGGGCGACGCCGAGGTCCAGCGCACGATGATGCAGCTCCTCTCCGAGATGGACGGGTTCGAGGAGCGCGGCGAGATCCGGATCATCGCCGCCACCAACCGCTTCGACATGCTCGATCGCGCCATCCTCCGGCCCGGCCGGTTCGACCGGCTCATCGAGGTTCCCAAACCCGACGCCGAGGGTCGCGAGAAGATCTTCGCGATCCACACCCAGGAGATGAACCTCGCCGACGATGTCGAGTTCTCGGAGCTCGCGGCGGACGCGACCGACGCCAGCGGCGCGGACATCAAGGCGGTCTGTACCGAGGCCGGGATGTTCGCCATCCGCGACGAGCGCACCGAGGTCCGGATGACCGACTTCGACGAGGCGTGGGAGAAGATCGAGGCCGACGAGGAGGCGACCGGCGACGTGACCAAAACCTTCGCCTAA